A region from the Campylobacter sp. MIT 12-8780 genome encodes:
- a CDS encoding toxin-antitoxin system YwqK family antitoxin translates to MKTRFKLAFISLALMAFVACDSTSIKETTYSDGALKTQTPYNDEGRIHGERKEYNRDGQLIQTETFNNGKKEGLSRVYYSNGQIKEEVMFKNGKENGAYKTYNDRGDLILQMNYKDGKKFGPFKQYNAETLQLIEEGSFGEKEQLDGIYKQYNKEGLPLSEQSYKDGKKDGKFVYYKGAGEIDREEMWSNGIKQKD, encoded by the coding sequence CCCGATTTAAGCTTGCTTTTATCAGCCTTGCTCTTATGGCATTTGTAGCGTGTGATTCAACTTCTATCAAAGAAACAACCTACTCAGATGGAGCCTTAAAAACACAAACTCCTTACAATGACGAAGGACGCATTCACGGCGAACGCAAAGAATACAACAGGGACGGACAGCTTATCCAAACAGAAACATTTAACAATGGTAAAAAAGAAGGACTTTCAAGAGTGTATTATTCAAATGGGCAAATCAAAGAAGAAGTTATGTTTAAAAATGGAAAAGAAAATGGTGCGTATAAAACATACAACGACAGAGGGGATTTGATTTTACAGATGAATTATAAAGACGGAAAGAAATTTGGACCATTTAAACAATACAACGCAGAAACTCTACAACTTATCGAAGAAGGTTCTTTTGGCGAGAAAGAACAACTTGATGGAATTTACAAACAATACAACAAAGAAGGGCTTCCTTTAAGCGAGCAGTCTTACAAAGATGGTAAGAAGGATGGCAAATTTGTGTATTATAAAGGTGCTGGCGAGATAGACAGA